The following proteins come from a genomic window of Hymenobacter canadensis:
- a CDS encoding DUF6992 family protein codes for MTPDSLMAATDPLAAINHARELLAERGMGVLGAWALLSLLVSGYQVMHADPRSETRYFHLMNVGWAFVNTAIAVWGLLRANPNHIAGLPLAESLAAQFTFEKILLFNAGLDVAYICCGSWLRARAAATAPPEKLLGYGRSLWLQGGFLLLFDVSFYLVYHRYAAELLALVG; via the coding sequence ATGACTCCTGACAGCCTCATGGCGGCTACCGACCCGCTGGCCGCAATTAACCACGCCCGCGAGCTGCTGGCGGAGCGCGGCATGGGCGTGCTGGGCGCGTGGGCCCTGCTGAGCCTGCTGGTGAGCGGCTACCAAGTGATGCATGCCGACCCGCGCTCCGAAACCCGCTACTTCCACCTCATGAACGTGGGCTGGGCTTTCGTGAATACGGCCATTGCCGTGTGGGGGCTGCTGCGCGCCAACCCCAACCACATAGCCGGCTTGCCCCTGGCCGAAAGCCTGGCCGCGCAGTTCACGTTCGAGAAGATTCTGCTGTTCAATGCGGGCCTCGATGTGGCGTACATCTGCTGCGGCAGCTGGCTGCGCGCCCGGGCCGCCGCTACTGCCCCGCCCGAAAAGCTGCTGGGCTACGGCCGCTCGTTGTGGCTGCAGGGCGGGTTTCTGCTGCTGTTCGATGTGAGTTTTTATCTGGTGTACCACCGCTACGCGGCGGAGCTACTGGCGCTGGTTGGGTAG
- a CDS encoding type 1 glutamine amidotransferase domain-containing protein translates to MSIFGSDSLKGKTIAIVATDGFEQSELEKPKKYLEDEGAEIHVISLKSGSIKGWDEKDWGDKVSVDKVIGDVKVAEYDALVLPGGQMNPDILRTEPAVISFIGEFVRSGKPVAAICHGPWLLIEADVVRGKKLASWPSLKTDIKNAGAHWVDETVVVDGNLITSRNPQDIPNFNEKIKEALVGKK, encoded by the coding sequence ATGTCTATATTTGGCAGCGACAGCCTCAAAGGAAAAACCATCGCCATTGTGGCCACCGACGGTTTCGAGCAATCGGAACTGGAGAAACCCAAGAAGTATCTGGAAGACGAAGGCGCCGAAATCCACGTTATTTCCCTGAAAAGCGGTTCCATCAAGGGCTGGGACGAGAAAGACTGGGGCGATAAGGTGAGCGTTGATAAGGTAATCGGCGACGTGAAAGTGGCCGAATACGATGCGCTGGTACTGCCCGGCGGCCAGATGAACCCCGATATTCTGCGCACCGAGCCGGCCGTCATCAGCTTCATCGGTGAGTTTGTACGCTCCGGCAAGCCGGTGGCCGCCATCTGCCACGGCCCGTGGCTGCTGATTGAGGCCGATGTGGTGCGCGGCAAAAAGCTCGCCAGCTGGCCCAGCCTCAAAACCGACATCAAAAACGCTGGTGCCCATTGGGTTGACGAAACCGTGGTAGTCGACGGCAACCTTATCACCAGCCGCAACCCGCAGGACATCCCCAACTTCAACGAGAAAATTAAGGAAGCCCTGGTAGGCAAGAAGTAA
- a CDS encoding acyl-CoA thioesterase — MPLVQTPETTHRIHFQDCDMMGHLNNARYLDYFLNAREEHTIQHYALNLGELSREQNAAWVITKHHLSYLRPANHGELVSIRTQLIHFDNSNLVVEMQMLSDDGQRLKALLWSEMAFVSARAGTRSEHSAALMEMLSELDVEHVDYDPDGFDERVKTVRKQFKQLRREE, encoded by the coding sequence ATGCCCCTCGTTCAAACGCCCGAAACCACGCACCGCATCCATTTTCAGGACTGCGACATGATGGGCCACCTCAACAACGCCCGCTACCTCGACTACTTTCTGAACGCCCGCGAGGAGCACACTATCCAGCACTACGCCCTCAACCTGGGCGAGCTTTCCCGCGAGCAGAACGCGGCCTGGGTGATTACCAAGCACCACCTCAGCTACCTGCGCCCCGCCAACCACGGCGAGCTGGTGAGCATCCGCACCCAGCTCATCCACTTCGACAACTCCAACCTGGTGGTGGAGATGCAGATGCTCAGCGACGACGGCCAGCGCCTCAAGGCGCTGTTGTGGTCGGAAATGGCCTTTGTGTCGGCGCGGGCCGGCACCCGCTCCGAGCACTCGGCGGCCCTGATGGAGATGCTCAGCGAGCTGGATGTGGAGCACGTCGACTACGACCCTGATGGGTTCGATGAGCGGGTGAAAACCGTGCGCAAGCAGTTCAAGCAGCTGCGCCGCGAAGAATAA
- a CDS encoding DUF3616 domain-containing protein, with amino-acid sequence MRRQPYQLHFNPKLSLNEAGKHVRDGLSTVLRTGDNLWLSCDERTSIERLRLTGPHEFGEHCRYELADLLDLTNEEANVEIDIEGLGECENYLWVIGSHSLKRKQPDPTDADTAKQIAKLAKVAEEPSRYLLARIPLLLNPKTGDYELHKEAPHPTDPTQTLRAAQLRGTDDSNDLLDLLAQDIHLKPFMTIPGKDNGFDIEGLAVAPDGRLFVGLRGPVLRGWAVVLELLPREDKHGRLRLDEVPGATEKYYKKHFLDLSGMGLRELRQRGSDLLLLAGPTMDLDGTIAVYCWPDALRCEQDSLIGPDKLQRLCDIPHGSGPTSGQDKAEGMALLDDQHILIVFDSPTDARKPQPHYVVADSFLLPS; translated from the coding sequence ATGCGCCGCCAACCCTACCAGCTCCATTTCAATCCCAAGCTCAGCCTCAATGAGGCTGGCAAGCACGTACGCGACGGTCTCTCGACCGTGCTGCGCACCGGCGATAACCTCTGGCTGAGCTGCGATGAGCGCACCAGCATTGAGCGGCTGCGCCTGACGGGCCCGCACGAATTTGGTGAGCACTGCCGCTACGAGCTGGCCGATCTGCTGGACCTCACCAACGAGGAAGCCAACGTGGAAATCGACATTGAGGGCCTGGGGGAGTGTGAGAATTACCTCTGGGTTATTGGCTCCCACAGCCTCAAGCGCAAGCAGCCCGACCCCACCGACGCCGACACTGCCAAGCAGATTGCCAAGCTGGCCAAAGTGGCCGAAGAACCCAGCCGCTACCTGCTGGCGCGCATTCCGCTGCTGCTTAATCCCAAGACCGGCGACTACGAGCTGCACAAAGAAGCACCCCACCCCACCGACCCCACCCAAACGCTGCGGGCGGCCCAGCTGCGCGGCACCGACGATTCCAACGACCTGTTGGATCTGCTGGCCCAGGATATCCACCTGAAACCCTTCATGACCATTCCAGGCAAAGACAACGGCTTCGATATCGAGGGGCTGGCCGTGGCACCCGACGGGCGGCTGTTTGTGGGCTTGCGCGGGCCGGTGCTGCGGGGCTGGGCAGTGGTACTGGAACTGCTGCCGCGCGAAGACAAGCACGGCCGCCTGCGCCTTGATGAAGTGCCCGGCGCCACCGAGAAATACTACAAAAAGCACTTCCTCGACCTGAGCGGTATGGGCCTGCGCGAGCTGCGCCAGCGTGGCTCCGACCTGCTGCTGCTGGCCGGCCCCACCATGGACCTCGACGGTACCATTGCGGTATATTGCTGGCCCGATGCCCTGCGCTGCGAGCAGGACAGCCTCATCGGGCCCGATAAGCTGCAGCGCCTCTGCGACATTCCGCACGGCTCCGGCCCCACTTCCGGCCAGGATAAGGCCGAGGGTATGGCCTTGCTCGACGACCAGCATATCCTCATCGTATTCGACAGCCCCACCGACGCCCGCAAGCCCCAGCCGCACTACGTGGTGGCCGATAGCTTTCTGTTGCCTTCCTAA
- a CDS encoding GMC family oxidoreductase N-terminal domain-containing protein, producing the protein MQFTEAQRATLRALADTFIPAVDGPAEHAAFWQRSGSEGIDVNQIGEILEEQPAAARQEFLKLLGLLDSPTLGLTWFGPLRPFVRLQPAQREKMLQSWAQSNVPQLRKGFHALRKLLLILFYGGAEAGGRNPVWDSVGYAGPLPADLPVDTAKPIRTLQPTQDVTYDCDVLVIGSGAGGGVVAGELAAAGHDVLVLEKGPYCHGCDFTQREVDMLGKLYDAKGALSTQDGSIGVLAGSCLGGGTTVNWAGAFRTPDYVLQEWAREHQLPHVATLEFKKSLDAVSRALSVNIDYTRHNGQNQALWDGSTKLGQEVKLIPRNEKGLTDSDAHFQALGYTTLGDAHGVKQGTLNTYLLQAFEHGARLLADTRVERVTIADGRATGAEAVHTTADGRPVRVTVRARRVVVAGGAIQTPALLLRSGLQHPHIGRHLNLHPTVVVSGMYERPMHPWFGPSMSVVNDCFTMLNGTNYGAKLETPPAHVGLMSMVIPWLNGRQHKQLMQQADHIGSFIVLTRDRDGGRVSIDKHGQALIDYTLSEHDRANMLTGVRAAAEIHAAAGAHTVLLPHGTLPMLRVKNGQIDNPEVLDQLAHLSWKPNQFGLYSAHQMSTCRMGGDPATHPTSPTGELYEVKNLFVADASAFPACSGVNPMLTVMALAHYTAQQMKAATPAAALRAVAATAEL; encoded by the coding sequence ATGCAGTTCACCGAAGCCCAGCGCGCCACCCTGCGCGCCCTCGCCGATACCTTCATTCCTGCCGTAGACGGCCCCGCCGAACACGCGGCGTTCTGGCAGCGAAGTGGCTCCGAGGGCATCGATGTCAACCAGATTGGGGAGATTCTGGAGGAGCAGCCCGCCGCCGCGCGGCAGGAGTTTCTGAAGCTGCTGGGTTTGCTCGACTCGCCGACGCTGGGCCTCACGTGGTTTGGCCCGCTGCGGCCGTTTGTGCGTTTGCAGCCCGCCCAGCGCGAAAAAATGCTGCAGAGCTGGGCCCAGAGCAACGTGCCGCAGCTGCGCAAAGGCTTCCACGCGCTGCGCAAGCTGCTGCTGATTCTGTTCTACGGCGGTGCCGAAGCCGGCGGCCGCAACCCGGTCTGGGACAGTGTCGGCTACGCCGGCCCGCTGCCCGCCGACCTGCCGGTGGACACCGCCAAACCCATCCGGACGCTGCAGCCGACCCAGGACGTAACCTACGACTGCGACGTGCTGGTGATTGGCAGCGGCGCGGGCGGCGGCGTGGTAGCCGGCGAACTGGCCGCCGCCGGCCACGACGTGCTGGTGCTGGAAAAAGGCCCCTACTGCCACGGCTGCGACTTCACGCAGCGCGAAGTAGACATGTTGGGCAAGCTCTATGATGCCAAAGGCGCGCTCAGCACCCAGGACGGCAGCATCGGGGTGCTGGCCGGCTCCTGCCTGGGTGGGGGCACCACCGTCAACTGGGCCGGCGCGTTCCGCACCCCCGACTACGTGCTGCAGGAGTGGGCGCGCGAGCACCAGCTGCCGCACGTGGCCACGCTGGAGTTCAAGAAAAGCCTCGATGCCGTGAGCCGTGCCCTGAGCGTGAACATCGACTACACCCGCCACAACGGCCAGAACCAGGCCCTCTGGGACGGTTCTACCAAACTGGGGCAGGAAGTGAAGCTGATTCCGCGCAACGAAAAAGGTCTCACCGACTCCGACGCCCACTTTCAGGCCCTGGGCTACACCACCCTCGGTGACGCACACGGCGTCAAGCAGGGCACGCTTAACACCTACCTGCTGCAGGCCTTCGAGCACGGTGCGCGCCTGCTGGCCGACACGCGGGTGGAGCGCGTCACGATTGCCGACGGCCGCGCCACCGGCGCCGAGGCCGTGCACACCACCGCCGACGGCCGCCCGGTGCGCGTGACGGTGCGGGCCCGGCGGGTGGTGGTGGCCGGTGGCGCCATCCAGACGCCGGCGCTGCTGCTGCGTAGTGGCCTGCAGCATCCGCACATCGGGCGCCACCTCAACCTGCACCCCACGGTGGTGGTGTCGGGGATGTATGAGCGGCCGATGCACCCGTGGTTCGGGCCCAGCATGTCGGTGGTGAACGACTGTTTCACGATGCTTAATGGCACCAATTACGGCGCCAAGCTCGAAACGCCGCCCGCCCACGTGGGCCTGATGAGCATGGTAATCCCCTGGCTCAACGGGCGCCAGCACAAGCAGCTCATGCAGCAGGCCGACCACATCGGCTCGTTCATTGTGCTCACCCGCGACCGGGACGGCGGCCGCGTCAGCATCGACAAGCACGGGCAGGCCCTCATCGACTACACCCTCTCGGAGCACGACCGCGCCAACATGCTGACCGGCGTGCGGGCCGCGGCCGAAATTCATGCCGCGGCCGGGGCCCACACGGTGTTGCTGCCCCACGGCACGCTGCCCATGCTGCGCGTGAAAAATGGCCAAATTGATAATCCCGAAGTGCTGGATCAGCTGGCGCACCTGAGCTGGAAACCCAACCAGTTCGGGCTCTACAGTGCCCACCAGATGAGCACCTGCCGCATGGGCGGCGACCCGGCCACGCACCCCACCAGCCCCACCGGCGAGCTGTACGAGGTCAAAAACCTGTTCGTGGCCGACGCCTCAGCCTTCCCGGCCTGCAGCGGCGTCAACCCGATGCTGACGGTGATGGCGCTGGCCCACTACACGGCTCAGCAGATGAAGGCAGCCACCCCGGCTGCCGCCCTGCGTGCGGTGGCTGCCACGGCGGAGTTGTGA
- a CDS encoding aldehyde dehydrogenase family protein produces MPSAPESVASVAISHLFAQQQARSAGLRREDAAARAVRVRKLGRWITENRAAIQQALYADFRKPTTETDVSEIWPSQTEIKHTLRHLKEWMEPKPAETPLALLGARGWVQVEPKGVCLIIAPWNYPFYLAIDPLISALAAGNCVIIKPSEMTPTVAALLGRMARELFDPAEVTVVEGDKDVATELLRLPFDHIFFTGSPQVGKVVMRAAAEHLTSVTLELGGKSPAIVDETANLRDAAEKIVWGKGINAGQTCVAPDYLLVHESVQQPLLDEIGAVVRRFYDPAGQGVIGSDSFARIVNQHHFERVAGLLEDAQLHGATLALGGHVDASQRFIEPTVLQGVAPDSRIMQEEIFGPLLPVRTFRTLQEAADEVNSRPRPLALYVFTQSKENQRYLLGNIPAGGAAVNETVLHLAHPELPFGGAGNSGLGRAHGHAGFLAFSNEKSVLKQRIGVTGIKQFYPPYTPKVQRMVRLLLRWL; encoded by the coding sequence ATGCCGTCTGCCCCCGAGTCCGTTGCTTCAGTAGCCATCAGCCACCTGTTTGCGCAGCAGCAGGCCCGCAGCGCCGGGTTGCGCCGCGAGGATGCCGCGGCCCGCGCCGTTCGGGTGCGCAAGCTGGGCCGCTGGATTACCGAAAACCGCGCCGCCATTCAGCAGGCGCTCTACGCCGACTTCCGCAAGCCCACCACCGAAACCGACGTTTCGGAAATCTGGCCTTCCCAAACCGAAATCAAGCACACGCTGCGCCACCTCAAGGAGTGGATGGAGCCCAAACCTGCCGAAACGCCGCTGGCCCTGCTGGGTGCGCGCGGCTGGGTGCAGGTCGAGCCCAAAGGCGTCTGCCTCATCATCGCGCCCTGGAACTACCCGTTCTACCTGGCCATCGACCCGCTGATTTCGGCGCTGGCCGCCGGCAACTGCGTTATCATAAAGCCCTCGGAAATGACGCCCACCGTGGCGGCGCTGCTGGGCCGCATGGCCCGCGAGCTGTTCGACCCGGCCGAGGTGACGGTGGTGGAAGGCGACAAGGACGTGGCCACCGAGCTGCTCCGCCTGCCCTTCGACCACATCTTCTTCACCGGCAGCCCACAGGTAGGCAAGGTGGTGATGCGCGCCGCCGCCGAGCACCTGACCAGCGTGACGCTGGAGCTGGGCGGCAAGAGCCCGGCCATCGTGGACGAAACCGCCAACCTGCGCGACGCGGCCGAGAAAATCGTGTGGGGCAAGGGCATCAACGCGGGCCAGACCTGCGTGGCCCCCGACTACCTGCTGGTGCATGAAAGCGTGCAGCAGCCGCTGCTGGATGAAATCGGGGCTGTGGTGCGTCGCTTCTACGACCCCGCCGGGCAGGGCGTCATCGGCTCCGACTCGTTTGCCCGCATCGTCAACCAGCACCACTTCGAGCGGGTGGCTGGCCTGCTCGAAGATGCCCAGCTGCACGGCGCCACGCTGGCCCTGGGCGGCCACGTAGACGCCAGCCAGCGCTTCATCGAGCCCACCGTGCTGCAGGGTGTAGCCCCCGACAGCCGCATCATGCAGGAAGAAATTTTCGGGCCGCTGCTGCCGGTGCGCACCTTCCGCACCCTGCAGGAGGCCGCCGACGAGGTGAATTCCCGGCCCCGGCCGCTGGCGCTGTACGTCTTCACCCAAAGCAAGGAAAACCAGCGCTACCTGCTGGGCAACATTCCGGCCGGCGGCGCGGCCGTCAACGAAACGGTTCTGCACCTGGCCCACCCGGAGCTGCCGTTTGGCGGGGCCGGCAACAGCGGCCTGGGCCGCGCGCACGGCCACGCCGGCTTCCTGGCCTTCAGCAACGAAAAATCCGTGCTCAAGCAGCGGATCGGCGTCACCGGCATCAAACAGTTCTACCCGCCCTACACGCCCAAAGTGCAGCGCATGGTACGGTTGCTGCTGCGCTGGCTGTGA
- a CDS encoding DinB family protein — protein MSPPLPEPLHEPLERLQQLLELLSSRFPDYDEQELSRPLQPGGWSRRQILGHLLDSATNNYRRFVLCQLEPEPYRMVPYQQDGWVACGAYQTAPAAELLQLWTLYNRQLARLLAQLTPAALGHRCEFENGYTVTLGWVIEDYVVHLEYHIRQIIG, from the coding sequence GTGTCGCCGCCGCTACCGGAGCCCCTGCACGAGCCGCTGGAACGCCTGCAGCAGCTGCTGGAGCTGCTCAGCAGCCGGTTTCCCGACTACGATGAGCAGGAGTTGAGCCGCCCACTGCAGCCCGGCGGCTGGTCGCGCCGCCAGATTCTGGGGCACCTGCTCGACTCGGCCACTAACAACTACCGGCGCTTCGTGCTCTGCCAGCTGGAGCCCGAGCCCTACCGCATGGTGCCCTATCAGCAGGATGGCTGGGTGGCCTGCGGCGCCTACCAGACGGCCCCCGCCGCCGAGCTGCTGCAGCTCTGGACGCTCTACAACCGGCAGTTGGCCCGCCTGCTGGCCCAGCTCACGCCCGCCGCCCTCGGGCACCGCTGCGAGTTCGAAAACGGCTACACCGTAACGTTGGGCTGGGTGATTGAAGATTACGTGGTGCATCTGGAGTACCACATCCGGCAGATTATCGGCTGA
- the bla gene encoding subclass B1 metallo-beta-lactamase, translating to MAGPPPRPRPAGLHLQVRRVAPNVFVHTSYHRYAGKTELAASNGLIVSTSKGALLIDTAWDPEQTLELLRWVADSLHQRVRLVVVSEAQEARLGGLAVLRANDIKVYSTPLTAKRAARLPFGAPTPAIKPYTVIRAGRTKLELFFPGPGHSPDNLVAWLPKQRVLFGGDLVQETAAQLLSSTAETNLKQWPATLRKLQARYPQAEVLVPGRGQWGSPDLLAHTLQLLRNAPRKPQTALNGR from the coding sequence GTGGCTGGCCCACCTCCGCGCCCCCGGCCGGCGGGGCTGCATCTGCAGGTACGGCGCGTGGCGCCCAACGTATTTGTACACACCTCCTACCACCGCTACGCCGGCAAAACCGAGCTGGCGGCGTCTAATGGACTCATAGTGAGTACCAGCAAAGGCGCGCTGCTCATCGACACGGCCTGGGACCCGGAGCAGACACTGGAACTGCTGCGCTGGGTGGCCGACAGCCTGCACCAGCGGGTGCGGCTGGTGGTGGTGTCGGAGGCACAGGAGGCGCGGCTGGGCGGCCTGGCCGTGCTGCGCGCCAACGATATTAAGGTGTACAGCACGCCACTCACGGCCAAGCGGGCCGCCCGGCTGCCCTTCGGCGCGCCTACGCCGGCCATCAAGCCGTACACGGTCATCCGAGCGGGCCGCACGAAGCTGGAACTGTTCTTCCCCGGCCCCGGCCACAGCCCCGATAACCTGGTGGCGTGGCTACCCAAACAGCGCGTGCTCTTCGGCGGCGACTTGGTGCAGGAAACCGCCGCGCAGCTGCTGAGCAGCACGGCCGAAACCAACCTGAAGCAGTGGCCCGCCACGCTCCGCAAGCTGCAGGCCCGCTACCCGCAGGCCGAAGTGCTGGTGCCCGGCCGCGGCCAATGGGGCAGCCCCGATCTGCTGGCTCATACGCTGCAGCTGCTGCGCAACGCCCCGCGCAAGCCCCAAACGGCGCTCAACGGCCGGTAG
- a CDS encoding AraC family transcriptional regulator, giving the protein MKLQFEPIHPTADSSFTLLHYTQVQSAGLLWHYHPEYELVYIPQGSGRRHIGQHISRFEEGELVLIGPDLPHLTFSYGLPAGTPFEEIVVQLRSDFLGPEFWQHPELADIRHLLARSHEGLSFGGMTRAAAGDLLRELLNAPPFARLLLLLQVLQRLAQAAPTDYTPLHAGAGSQALSGKEQQRLSRVYQFVEQHYFRATLSVQQVAEVAHLSVPAFCRYFKKMTRLTLTEFLQEYRVGQACRSLIDEELSVTEVCYASGFNNLSHFNKTFRRYTGYSPTEYRRQRAAA; this is encoded by the coding sequence ATGAAGCTGCAGTTTGAGCCCATCCATCCGACCGCCGACAGCTCGTTTACGCTGCTGCACTACACCCAGGTGCAAAGCGCCGGCCTGCTCTGGCACTACCACCCCGAGTACGAGCTGGTGTACATTCCGCAGGGCAGCGGGCGGCGGCACATCGGGCAGCATATTTCGCGCTTTGAGGAAGGTGAGCTGGTGCTTATCGGGCCCGACCTTCCGCACCTCACGTTCAGCTACGGGCTGCCGGCCGGCACGCCGTTCGAGGAAATAGTGGTGCAGCTGCGCTCCGACTTCCTGGGGCCGGAGTTCTGGCAGCACCCCGAGCTGGCTGATATCCGGCACCTACTGGCCCGCTCGCACGAGGGCCTGTCGTTCGGGGGTATGACGCGCGCGGCGGCCGGCGACCTGCTGCGGGAGCTGCTGAACGCACCACCTTTCGCGCGCCTGCTGCTGCTGCTGCAGGTGCTGCAGCGCCTGGCCCAGGCCGCCCCCACCGACTACACGCCGCTGCACGCCGGGGCCGGCAGCCAGGCCCTGAGCGGCAAGGAGCAGCAGCGCCTGAGCCGGGTGTATCAGTTTGTGGAGCAGCACTACTTCCGGGCTACGCTCTCGGTGCAGCAGGTGGCAGAAGTGGCGCATCTGTCGGTGCCGGCGTTCTGCCGCTACTTCAAGAAGATGACGCGCCTCACGCTCACCGAGTTTCTGCAGGAATACCGCGTGGGCCAGGCCTGCCGCAGCCTTATCGACGAGGAGCTGTCGGTGACGGAAGTGTGCTACGCCAGCGGCTTCAACAACCTGTCGCACTTCAACAAAACCTTCCGCCGCTATACCGGCTACAGCCCCACCGAGTACCGCAGACAGCGCGCAGCAGCGTAA
- a CDS encoding head GIN domain-containing protein, with amino-acid sequence MRTFSCFRSVAVAAVFSVVSVAAAQAQQLRAVGSFNKLQASGACDVVLVQGATTEVKVQTESDLEKYIVTEVQNGTLQIYRDKKAPSQLFNNKKVTVYVTCPRLTGIETSGASDIKSTSTFTADNFTIQASGASDVTLRLEAKMLTVRASGASDIKLAGRAERQQVQVSGSSDYHAAELQSRTADVQASGTSDASVFVEESLTSRASGASDVRNKGKARVTR; translated from the coding sequence ATGCGCACTTTTTCCTGCTTTCGCTCTGTGGCCGTGGCCGCTGTTTTCAGTGTAGTTTCCGTAGCAGCCGCGCAGGCCCAGCAGCTGCGGGCCGTGGGCTCGTTCAACAAGCTGCAAGCCAGCGGAGCCTGCGACGTAGTGCTGGTGCAGGGCGCTACCACTGAGGTAAAAGTGCAGACCGAAAGCGACCTGGAAAAGTACATCGTGACGGAAGTGCAGAACGGCACGCTGCAGATCTACCGCGACAAAAAAGCGCCCAGCCAGCTGTTCAACAACAAGAAAGTGACGGTGTACGTGACCTGCCCGCGCCTGACCGGCATCGAAACCAGCGGCGCCTCCGACATCAAAAGCACCTCCACGTTCACCGCCGACAACTTCACCATCCAGGCCAGCGGCGCTTCGGATGTGACGCTGCGCCTTGAAGCCAAAATGCTGACCGTGCGCGCTTCCGGTGCCTCCGACATCAAGCTGGCCGGCCGCGCCGAGCGCCAGCAGGTGCAGGTGAGCGGCAGCAGCGACTACCACGCCGCCGAGCTGCAAAGCCGCACCGCCGACGTGCAGGCCTCCGGCACTTCCGACGCCTCCGTTTTCGTGGAGGAAAGCCTGACCTCGCGCGCCTCCGGTGCCAGCGACGTGCGCAACAAAGGCAAAGCCCGCGTGACGCGCTAA
- a CDS encoding pseudouridine synthase: protein MNHRHFLLHKPFGYLSQFRSEDAREARKKKFLGLLHDFPEGTMSIGRLDEHSEGLLLLTTDGRVSERVRRKDVEKEYYAQVDGLITDEAVRRLQQGVEISIPEGKYLTLPCAAFRLEQAPDLPPRTRKIRDDRHGPTSWVSITVTEGKNRQVRKMTAAAGFPTLRLVRVRIGSIVLGGLQPGEVQEVGELL, encoded by the coding sequence ATGAACCACCGCCATTTCCTGTTGCACAAGCCGTTCGGCTACCTCAGCCAGTTTCGCAGCGAAGACGCCCGCGAGGCCCGCAAAAAGAAGTTTCTGGGCTTGCTGCACGACTTCCCCGAAGGCACCATGTCCATTGGCCGCCTCGACGAGCACAGCGAGGGCCTGCTCCTGCTCACCACCGATGGCCGCGTGAGCGAGCGGGTGCGCCGCAAAGACGTGGAAAAGGAATACTACGCCCAGGTAGATGGCCTCATCACCGACGAAGCCGTGCGACGGCTGCAGCAGGGCGTGGAAATTAGCATCCCCGAAGGCAAGTACCTGACGCTGCCCTGCGCCGCGTTCCGCCTAGAGCAGGCGCCCGACCTGCCGCCCCGCACCCGCAAAATCCGCGACGACCGGCACGGCCCCACCAGCTGGGTCAGCATCACCGTGACGGAGGGCAAGAACCGCCAGGTGCGCAAAATGACCGCCGCCGCCGGCTTTCCCACGTTGCGGCTGGTGCGGGTGCGCATCGGCAGTATTGTGCTGGGCGGCCTGCAGCCCGGCGAAGTGCAGGAGGTAGGCGAACTGCTGTAA
- a CDS encoding SDR family oxidoreductase, protein MSDKPSLFPPQHQSEQPGLESKMTPQPEYIREGYQGANKLRDKVALITGGDSGIGRAVAVHFAREGAHVAIVYTPREQEDAEEVLRLVEAEGRRCVLLPGDLKQPAFCAEVVRRTVQELGGLNILVNNAAEQNWHDSLTEIKDEELDSIFELNIKSFFRITRAALEHLKEGDSIINTSSVNAFAGNEQLIDYTSTKGAITSFTRALALQLASKGIRVNSVAPGPIWTPFIPSSAGALKVAVFGRDTPMGRAGQPSEVAPAYVFLASEDGSYFSGQTLHPNGGRVVNA, encoded by the coding sequence ATGTCAGATAAACCATCCCTTTTTCCACCCCAGCACCAGAGTGAGCAGCCGGGCCTGGAATCCAAAATGACGCCCCAGCCCGAGTACATCCGCGAAGGATACCAGGGCGCCAACAAGCTGCGCGACAAAGTAGCTCTGATTACGGGCGGCGACTCCGGCATCGGGCGGGCCGTGGCCGTGCACTTTGCCCGCGAGGGTGCCCACGTCGCCATCGTGTACACGCCCCGCGAGCAGGAAGACGCCGAGGAAGTGCTGCGCCTGGTGGAGGCCGAAGGCCGCCGCTGCGTGCTGCTGCCCGGCGACCTGAAGCAGCCTGCCTTCTGCGCCGAAGTGGTGCGCCGCACCGTGCAGGAGTTGGGTGGCCTCAACATCCTGGTAAACAATGCCGCCGAGCAAAACTGGCACGACTCCCTCACCGAAATTAAGGACGAGGAGCTGGATTCCATCTTCGAGCTGAACATCAAGTCGTTCTTTCGCATCACGCGGGCCGCGCTGGAACACCTCAAAGAAGGCGACTCCATCATCAACACGTCGTCGGTGAATGCCTTTGCCGGCAATGAGCAGCTGATCGACTACACCTCCACCAAAGGCGCCATTACGTCCTTCACCCGGGCGCTGGCGCTGCAGCTGGCTTCCAAAGGCATCCGCGTGAACTCCGTGGCGCCGGGCCCCATCTGGACGCCGTTCATCCCGTCGTCGGCGGGCGCGCTCAAAGTGGCCGTGTTCGGCCGCGATACGCCGATGGGCCGCGCCGGGCAGCCATCGGAAGTGGCGCCGGCTTACGTGTTTCTGGCATCCGAAGACGGCTCTTACTTCTCGGGCCAGACGCTGCATCCCAACGGTGGCCGCGTGGTGAATGCCTAG